The genomic interval AGTCATAATTTCGTATTGCATAATTTTACATACATTTTGTTTACTATATCCATATACAATTTATGTTCTCTATGTTATAGAGCTCATGGTTCCTATGACTTCAAAACCGGAGATCATCCACCTTTCACGATTGGTCATTAATATAGATGGGTGCTCAATATTGTACATAATATTTGAATAAAGCCTTTCAGTATTAATCCTTTCTATTTTTTAAGTGATTTCTATTCATGAACCTCCCCGAACAATATGATGCAGTGTAATTGTACCTAATAGAATTACTTTATGGACTATCCTGAACAAAATGGTGTAGTTCAACGTTATACTCTTGAACAGAATAATATagcttaatattatattataaatattacttCAATATTACTATTGTAGCAAAAAGTAGCTTTTACGttgaaaatgtaatattttcttCGCAATAAATTTTTTCTAGATAGAATAAaagagaaatacattttttacttaCCGCAACcatgtcctctatcgcctgAGTGGACTTCGATCCCAGCATGACCATGCCCATAGCAATGCCAGCTGCCTCTCCAGTGACAGCGTCATCTTGATAAAGATTGAATTTCAATTGTTCGTACACATCCTGTCTGTGGGAGCCCATAGCAGCTAAACCCAAACCTAAGCAACCACCATGGCGAACCATCTGTAAGATCAAAATGTAACATATTATAAAGCAGACATCATAGTTGTTATAAGACAAAATTTTTAAGTTATTTTGCTcatgaataattattatgaatgaCGAAAATGATTTTAGCTACCAGTAACCATTAAAAATGGCCAGAATATTTTTTGATTACCGGTAACCATTATCGATGACCggaattttattttggttacCAAAAATTATTATTCACGAGGACTAAATTTTTTGGTTAGAATGAATATTTTCGACCTTTATGAAGGTCTAGGTTGGATCGGAAGAGTAAAAATCCTAAACTTGCCTCGTTCTGAGCATCTTTCAGTTGTCCAAGTAGATAATCCGTAATGACTGCACCATGATTCGCGTGGATAAGTCCTAACGCGTACAAACCACCTCCCTCGGAGTAACCAGCACCAGCGCCTGTATCTCTAGGGAGGTAGGACTGCATTAATGCTAAAGCCTCTTGCTCATGACCTCTATGAATCACGCCTAAAGACGCTGTCGCGGTCAACTTGGCCCAATTCGTGGCTCTAGCCAACCATTCTAAGTTATCCCTGGAACATTGTGTCACTTAGATCAGTGGTGTTCAAAGAAGTTCCTCGGGTGTCCATGGAACAcgataaatgaaagaaaaaaaaataattgaatgatTAGTTACCTCAAAAATTGGTCGCTAGTCGTGCCGGAATGCATATACGCATTAGCGATTACGGTGGCAGTATGACAAATAGAAACTCTAATAGCATCCTTGGTATTTTTCAATATCAACATATCAGTGTGATTACTACGAATTAAGAATTGCAAATGCAGATCGATAGAAATTCCTCCTCCTAAAATACTCGAGAGAGCATCTACGCGTTCCTGTTGCTCACGTTCTTCCGCATTctgtatgaaaaataaaaaattaatgatgTACTATGTTTTCACTCTTACACTGCTAGTTTGAAGTAACAAGAATGGGAAAGACAGCTATTATTGCTATAAATGTATTTCGAGTGTTTCCTTTCAAAAAACAGATCACAATTAACTATTTAAATGATATTTATTTATGTCGCTTACCAAACTTTCGACACTACGTTGAGCTTTATCTTCTGGAGCAGGTGTACTGGATTCAGTTTCCATAGGGGTAACGGTATtagcggtggtggtggtggtggtggttgttgtggtagtggtagtagtagttGCCGATCCAGCACTAGCATTCACAGCTGGTTTAACAATAGGTTTGACCATAAGGGCTCCCGGAATGGGTGCGGTTGCTCTGAGAGCTTGTAAAACACAACCAAGGAACTGCTGAGTAGCCGATTCGTACAAATCAAATGCGATTTGGTAGGCCATAAGAACACAATCTTGCGAGCCTTTACTCAGTTTGTCTAAGAGCTCGGCAACTGCTAGTGGATCGTCAAGAAATATCAGGCATTGACACATGTTGACATAGTCCGGTGTTCCTAAGTTACGATAAAGGCTCACTAGGCAGCGAAGAACAGTGTTACGGAATCCACGGTTCTGAATGAGACTCATTACAACTTGGAAAGCATAGGACAACATGCCAATCACATCATcctaaaaaataattagaagaATAAGAAAAAAGAACGTATGCTGTGTAAATTAGTTTGCGCTTTTTCTTTTGCACTCTGTTCTTACTGATTGCAGAATTGCAGCTTCAAAAATATCCATCCTTCTTGTTTCAAGAGCAAGACCTAAAGCTTGTCTATACTGATTATCATCCAAACACCGTTGGAACATTCTATTCACAATGCCTTCTAATCTGGGATCAATGCCTTTGCTACCTGGTGGGAGCTTTCCTTCGGCTTCCAAAACGCGTTGCTGAGTGTAATAATCGATACATTTAGCTAAAACAAAACAGAAACGGATATAATTAATTTGacagatgtaataaaaataaataaattagcaATCAAATCACTTGGTGTTATTACCAATGGTAGTATCTACGTATTCATTACGAGCATTAACATCAAAGAGGTCTCCAGCTCCCAAAGCATAGGTAAGAGAATCTTCAAAACTTCCTAAATGATAATAAACTTTGCTAGCAACTAATGCAGCTAAGTCATGTTGAGGAAATGCTTTGTCTTCATGAAGAATCTCACTAGAAATTAAAGAATTTACTGATAGATACAAAAGAAAAACCTATAAACATGTCAAATTTGACTTTGggattacatacattttttctatAGCCTCCGATATTTCTGGCCAAAATTCATCCACAATCATATCCAATTTTCGCAGagcaaaaatttttaattccgGCATTGGCTCCTCAAGGAGGGAGATAATGCCCGCTGAAACAATAAGAATTATTTGTTAAATTTAAGTGTATACGTTTATGAAATAATGTGTTAAAGTGTaagataaaaatgtagtgaTCACGAGAAGCTGTATGGTAACTCTTAAAATTAAGtaaacaattatattttatacttaGAAACTGAAGTTAGAGGTTATGATGCACGAGATTTGCAAATCATTGCGTGCACAGTGATAAGCAGAGTGTGAAAATTTACGGTGaagtacatttttaatatagttttaaatattgtattacGTTAAACTATAAATACGCCACTTACCTGCGGATGTAATATTCATATTGGTTCTCATGAGCTATAAATTCCTTCGGTAAAAACTCCAAAAGACAGTTTGATGGCAAGCTGTGAACACGCCAAACAAATTCAATTGAAGTATACCGCAAACTTTTGTAATGGCTGCCACTCCGACACCGAGAAAATCAGATGTCATGTGATGCTATACTTTTTAGTTTTTGCACAGCATTAAACGACACGTTTTTCTTATGTGAAGAAAGAAACATCTTTTAACAACAAAAATATCGTTTCTGAGATAGGATGTAAAactatgaaatattttattacaaagTTTTGATTTCACGATTGGTACCACTGCAGCAGAAACTTCATGATTTTGTATGTGATTTTGACTTGCAACGCTAACCCACGCTAACCTAGTTCTGAGATACGTGTAACCTGGTATAATTATGTTCTTACAGTGTTTTATAAGACGGTAATACTatcaatattataatattacaataatggCGGAGAAAACGAAGACTATGAGTCACGTAAAACATATTCCAAAAGATGCTCAAGTGATTATGTCTATCATGAAAGACATGGGAATAACTGATTATGAACCGAAGGTTATAAATCAGTTACTCGAATTCACGTATCGTACGTATTATgcatttgtaatttctttagtaTTATGAATACACTATTCAAAATACTTATTAACGTGCTTTATTCATTAATTTATTACTTCATATTAACCGTTCAAAGGGACTTATAATATAACTTGTTTACAATGCATAGGTTATGTTACCTGTATATTAGATGACAGTAGAATCTATGCAAACCATGCGAAAAAGAAATTCATTGACCTGGATGATGTCAGGCTGGCAGTTAAGATGCAATTAGAACGCACATTCACGAATCCACCACCGAGAGATGTATTGGTTGATGTTGCCCGTGCAAAAAATAATATACCATTACCGTTTGTGAAACCTAGTAACGGCTTGAGGTTACCACCGGACAGATACTGCTTAAACGCAACAAATTATAAACTTAGAAATGCACCTAAAAAAGGAGTTGGTAAACCACTACATTCATTAGTCGGAAATAATGTTCAAGGTTGTCAGTCCAAGATCAAAATGGAAGGAAACAAAACTGGTCTTTCTATTGTTAAAAGGCCAGGAACACTCGCAACAGTTTCGAGAACTCAAACAATTTCTATACCAAAGcctgttttaaaattttcaacagGTAAATCTtgtgttaattaaattttatattgtattaagaAACCTCTAATTTATAGATCCCTATGGAGTCCTGCATTCCCAGACATCTGTCCCCTCTATCCATATATCGTTAAGAACCCAACCACGTAAGATGGAAATTCCTCTctagaaaattttataataatacacATAATTTTCTAAACTTTTAGCCACAACAGGACCAGCCACGGTAAAAGCTCAAGTCACAAAGCCAAAAATACAAATCTCATCTGGACAGGCAATGCCTCCCGTCAAAATGGAATTGGAGGACTCTATGAAACGGAAGAGGGAAGACGATGATTACGACATTCCAtaatgataaataataaatgtagaATAAGCTCCCAatttatgtttcaattttaCAAGACGGTCTCGGTGAGACTGTCACAGTGACGATTTTCATTTGTACGACGTAAcaaacttgatcattttaaACCTTCCCACGGTAAATTCTAAACATTTCGATGGagttgtatatttttaattggaCACAGCAATGTTCAAGTGAACTATATTAAGAAGATAATTCCGTATGCTGTATTAAACAAGAAATTATTTTCACTGCTATTTTTCTAAATCTTTCGGGTGATTACCCGAAAGTATCCCTGAAACTTCGGTCTTCATGATAGTGAGCATCAGGTTCagttcgatttcatttcgtGTAGATAGATTCGAGAGATGTGTtgacataaaaataaatattttattgagtAACATTTACGTTAAGAGAATATTTCATTGTGCAgcttcattttcttcttcttcgtcatcAGCCGCTGCTGCATCGTCCGCGTCTGTCTCTCCTTCCGTTGCTTCTCCAGGAGACGTTACAGCAGCGGCTGTAGAGTCTTCAGCGGGACTCTCGTCTTCAACAGGACCCTCGTCGTCGGCAGGTACTTCGTCTTCAACAGGACTCTCGTCTTCAGCCTCGTAATCTGTCACTTGAGCGATTGCGACCTCGTCTTCCTcaacttcttcttcgtcttcgtcctCCCTTGGCTCGACTTTCGCTTCGTCCTCGATCGCTTCTTCATCGGGTTCTTCtttaccttcttcttcttcatcctctGCCCCCTCGTCCGCCTCGAACGGCGGCTGTTCAATGTCTTCGTCCTTTTCCGGTTtcgccttttctttttctctagcCACGTCCGATTGTCTGACACACTTCTTCCGGTGCTGACCCGGAAGAAACAGCATGAAGTCCTCCGGTAGCTGGTCTTCCGCATATAGCCTGTCGAATGACACATTTTCGTTAACATCGAGCGTTCCGAACACTACCAAACTGTAAGAATCATGTATAAATGTAATAAAGATTtcgaatttaatttttgttcttTTATGTTGACCCATTCCTCGATTGGATTTAATATTGTAGAATGTTCTGCaaactaaattaatttataatatcgtttatcGTGGCAAAATAGTTGCTTGTTAAAAGTGATGATATTCCTACACTATTTTTACTATTTGGATTTTCAGATGAATTTTTCTGTTATTCAGGATTTCATAAGATAATTTAGTTTGCACGAGGTAGTTAAGCATCTCTTAATCATCGAGCATAGTGGACTTCACCTGTCCGCGAAATAAATACGGCGGATCCGACAGTTCGCGTGTATTTGAATGCGCGTGGTCTCGATGTAATTGGTGCCATACGCTCGTCGCGTGAAATCCGACAGATTAAATTGAATTTGATTCCAACCGCCGGACAGGCCGATTGGCATCGACGTGCAGAAGGGTTTAATGCGAGTAGTGCTTTGGAAATTGCTCATTCGAAACCTCCTGTGCATATTCTTGTCGTCAAGAATCTATAAAAACGAACGAACGATAGGCATGAAAGAAACGGATTAGTTTGATGGTATGGAATGTCGAACAAcgatagaaaatatagaacgtTTGTCTCATTCGTTAAAAAATACTTCGATAAGCAGTACTGTACTGCGATAAGCAGAAGTAACTCAAAATATAGAATTATTGTAATGTTCATAGAAGGGTGGGGTTCGAGATAAGTAATTTGAGACACCGTCAACGAATTACAAAGGAGAACGATGAGAGCGATTTATTTGGGAAAAATTTACTGTTATTTCGAACGTCAAATACTTCTTCATGTTCTTGATGATCATGGTCAAGAAAGGGAGCCTAATTCCGAGTGACCCCCTCGGGTTCGGTGGAGTAAAGATATAAGTCGTCGTCACGTTGGTTCCCGTTAATTCCAGGGCCAGGGATTTCACCTCCTCGTCTGTCACCCTCCGAATGTAACCATTCTTCACCTGCTCAAAATTATGCTCCTTGTATCTCTTACCTAAACTATCACAAATCATTTCGTAACGCTTTGATGGCTAATTTCAATGACAAATTGAGGAGAAGTAACTTTTCTTCCAACCCTATTATACCAAGATAAGCTAAACCCCTTTTGTATTAATATTCACTAGAAATTGTCATAAGCGTTTGAACGctgcataaataaataaatagtaacaGATACATCTTTTCaagttaaaatgatttttttggTAACACGCTCAATTAACAGGACtgctcaaataaaaataaattctccTTCTTCCACAtctgttaaatttttaatttataaataagTAATAATGGACACGTCTCTTCACGGTCGACGTTTCTATCGACGCAATCGACCATCAAAATATTGATAAAACAGTTCTGCAAACTAATtggtacaataaaaataaattctccTTTTTCCGCATTAGGCGATTTTTCATTTGCAAAACTTACGTGCATGCCCCATATTTCCAACGGAGACGAGCCGCAGCTGTACAGGATGGACAGCAGTCCATTTTGATACTGATTACGAAACATAGTTCTTTTCTTTGTGTTAAAGAAACGATGCAAGACCGAAGCTCAAAAGTCTTTTCACTGCATCGTTATTTTACGAATGTTGGGAGACGATCGTTCGATAAAAAGGAAGCGAACAATTGCTTTGTTTCACCTAACcgaatttgtttttcttttccgttCGGTTGGATCTCCAGCGAGCTGACCAGGTTCGCCGGGTTCGAACCCCGAAGAAACAACTCGGCCGGTTAGTTATTCAACGTAGAAATACACCTTTATTCACTCGCGTATACAATCGTTTACGAAGGGAACGAAATCTGGCCATCATGTCTCGAGTAGCTCGTTCAGACGGCGCCTCTCGTTCTTGGTTAGCAAATCGGGGACAATCAATGTCTTCGGCGGCATCCCGACGCTGAAGACACGGTCGATTCTGACGCTATCGATGGCGAACACCTGCATCATCGCGAAATGCATAACTTCGCGGTTCAGCTGACGTCTGATCTGTTTCTTGATTGTTTGCACGCGACGACGGCAGACGACGTAACTTTTAACAGAAACCAGTATTTCAACTGTCGATTAAATCGTCAAAACCAGCGTAACTTTAACATTACAAATAACCGAGCCCTAGGATTGGCCCTGTTCCAACGAAACTTTCGCGGTTTTCCACACGGAAGAGATCGTGTAATCGTTTCGAAAGTGTGGCCAATTCCAACAGTAAAAGTTAtagaacgaaatttttctaggatggtaaaaaatattaatattcgaTTGTTATTGCGATTGGGAATTTTATGTGTTCATGACGATAATCAGTAGGAGAAAAGGTTTTTTTAATGCTTTTGCTTACCAGTAAAAATCATAGATCTATCAAATTCTTGTAAGAACATAATAGATAGACTCTTGAGAATCAATAATGGTTAAAAATAGGAAGCATTgattacagaagaatatttaaGGTAAATGATCTTTTATCTTGGGAATACAGTGGTTCTTACTAAGGAAAATTCTTAAGACCCGTGTAGCTAGGATGAATGGACACATCGCTCCTGTACAGTTCCGGATAAAGTTTCATGTGTTTTGTGAGGTACTTCCTCGGACGTTTGCTCTTCTCCGTTTCCGGTTTCGATACAAACTCTTCCTGACGTTCGTCATGTTCGCTGAAGAGGCTCTCGGTATCGCTCGTTTCTTCTCTTACCGGATTTTCAGCATCCATCTTGGCTCACAACTGCGAAGAGATACACGGCCATTGATTCCtaacgagtagactgcggatctttgtgcaaattaaaaattgtttgcatcaattgcaagaaacgaaAGACAAACTTTTCCTTTATTGCTTTTAGTAAAACTGAAATCAGATAATATAGTGATATTCTTAAATCCTTTTAGTCTATCTACTGCTTGAAACTGCACGTAATcgtttataaatgcataaaaataactaaagtacagtgcagtgaagatatcggaagaatttaagaataatttatgaaaattattaagagaaggaaTACATTCAATTCTTGTTTTGTAcggtataataaatataataatagtaaaagtGTATTTATTACTTTTAATTCAATAAAAGGTTCGACAAAAGATTCATTAACAATTCCAAATGAAGTTCCATTTAATCGTTGGagatataaattaatatattaaaatgtgACGATGCATAAACATCTGCAAAGAAACATTAGCATTAATcaaactacaaaaaaaaaaaaaataggactATTATAACACGagtaaagaaaataattaattcttCTGTTAACAAAGTTTTAAATATTGTCGAAAGCCGTCAAAATGGcctttttataatttaatttctatGTTACAATTTACGTACACTTAATAGGCTTTTTAATGACCGAGCTGAATATGAAACAAAGCTTTTCTTTTAAACAATAATTACAGacgttattgttatattatagTAAGTCTAAAAAAATGATTGATTTACGATTGAAATCACTGTAGGTTCAGTACAATTTGTCGAGAAATTTTCAACTGGATTCTGaatcaatttt from Halictus rubicundus isolate RS-2024b chromosome 2, iyHalRubi1_principal, whole genome shotgun sequence carries:
- the Rpn2 gene encoding regulatory particle non-ATPase 2 — its product is MRTNMNITSAAGIISLLEEPMPELKIFALRKLDMIVDEFWPEISEAIEKIEILHEDKAFPQHDLAALVASKVYYHLGSFEDSLTYALGAGDLFDVNARNEYVDTTIAKCIDYYTQQRVLEAEGKLPPGSKGIDPRLEGIVNRMFQRCLDDNQYRQALGLALETRRMDIFEAAILQSDDVIGMLSYAFQVVMSLIQNRGFRNTVLRCLVSLYRNLGTPDYVNMCQCLIFLDDPLAVAELLDKLSKGSQDCVLMAYQIAFDLYESATQQFLGCVLQALRATAPIPGALMVKPIVKPAVNASAGSATTTTTTTTTTTTTTTANTVTPMETESSTPAPEDKAQRSVESLNAEEREQQERVDALSSILGGGISIDLHLQFLIRSNHTDMLILKNTKDAIRVSICHTATVIANAYMHSGTTSDQFLRDNLEWLARATNWAKLTATASLGVIHRGHEQEALALMQSYLPRDTGAGAGYSEGGGLYALGLIHANHGAVITDYLLGQLKDAQNEMVRHGGCLGLGLAAMGSHRQDVYEQLKFNLYQDDAVTGEAAGIAMGMVMLGSKSTQAIEDMVAYAQETQHEKILRGLAVGIAFTMYGRLEEADPLLTSLCADKDPILRRSGMYTLAMAYCGTGNNQAIRKLLHVAVSDVNDDVRRAAVTGLGFLLFRTPEQCPSVVSLLAESYNPHVRYGAAMALGIACAGTGLKEAIALLEPMTNDPVNFVRQGALIASAMILIQQTEVTCPRAKDFRALYVKVVVDKHEDVMAKFGAILAQGIIDAGGRNVTVSLQSRTGHTNMLAVVGALVFTQYWYWFPLAHCLALAFTPSCLIALNAQLKMPKLEIRSNARPSVYAYPAPLEEKKREEREKVTTAVLSVAARTKRRESERKARDSHEKMEVDPPETKETAEVKESSAPKEAEEKKKQKDEKETKEAAAKETKEKVEKKGKDEAEKAEKSEKAEKSEKAEKSEKAEKSEKTEKTEKTEKTEKTEKEKKEAEPNFEILQNPARILRQQLKVIQLVDGSHYVPVKDLQIGGIVMVNHVQPDTEEELVEPVAAFGRKLDDEKEADPPEPFEFTED
- the Taf9 gene encoding TBP-associated factor 9, whose translation is MAEKTKTMSHVKHIPKDAQVIMSIMKDMGITDYEPKVINQLLEFTYRYVTCILDDSRIYANHAKKKFIDLDDVRLAVKMQLERTFTNPPPRDVLVDVARAKNNIPLPFVKPSNGLRLPPDRYCLNATNYKLRNAPKKGVGKPLHSLVGNNVQGCQSKIKMEGNKTGLSIVKRPGTLATVSRTQTISIPKPVLKFSTATTGPATVKAQVTKPKIQISSGQAMPPVKMELEDSMKRKREDDDYDIP
- the LOC143365883 gene encoding cilia- and flagella-associated protein 20 isoform X1 — its product is MFRNQYQNGLLSILYSCGSSPLEIWGMHVKNGYIRRVTDEEVKSLALELTGTNVTTTYIFTPPNPRGSLGIRLPFLTMIIKNMKKYLTFEITILDDKNMHRRFRMSNFQSTTRIKPFCTSMPIGLSGGWNQIQFNLSDFTRRAYGTNYIETTRIQIHANCRIRRIYFADRLYAEDQLPEDFMLFLPGQHRKKCVRQSDVAREKEKAKPEKDEDIEQPPFEADEGAEDEEEEGKEEPDEEAIEDEAKVEPREDEDEEEVEEDEVAIAQVTDYEAEDESPVEDEVPADDEGPVEDESPAEDSTAAAVTSPGEATEGETDADDAAAADDEEEENEAAQ
- the LOC143365883 gene encoding uncharacterized protein LOC143365883 isoform X2; amino-acid sequence: MFRNQYQNGLLSILYSCGSSPLEIWGMHILDDKNMHRRFRMSNFQSTTRIKPFCTSMPIGLSGGWNQIQFNLSDFTRRAYGTNYIETTRIQIHANCRIRRIYFADRLYAEDQLPEDFMLFLPGQHRKKCVRQSDVAREKEKAKPEKDEDIEQPPFEADEGAEDEEEEGKEEPDEEAIEDEAKVEPREDEDEEEVEEDEVAIAQVTDYEAEDESPVEDEVPADDEGPVEDESPAEDSTAAAVTSPGEATEGETDADDAAAADDEEEENEAAQ
- the LOC143365885 gene encoding uncharacterized protein LOC143365885; amino-acid sequence: MDAENPVREETSDTESLFSEHDERQEEFVSKPETEKSKRPRKYLTKHMKLYPELYRSDVSIHPSYTGLKNFPYYVVCRRRVQTIKKQIRRQLNREVMHFAMMQVFAIDSVRIDRVFSVGMPPKTLIVPDLLTKNERRRLNELLET